CAACACTTGTAGCATGTTCTTACGGTCGTCTGGTTTTATCATCGGCCGTAGGAGCTCGTGTACCTACATAAAAGGTTACCATTGTgtgcttgtgttcttagtttcttACCGGTGTATGGCCTGAGCTGCCTTGCTTTCGTTTGCTGCTGTAACATGGAGACTAAATATGCTCTACCAATACATGATTTAATAATTTATAAGTTTACAAGTAATTTACGAATAATTGACAGGGTTAATATAACATACACTTACAAGTATAAATACAATCCACAattcgagaaacaaaaaaaaattccctTAAAATAATAGTACCCCATTCAAAATCTGTTCTGAATAGTAGTGGACATGGAGCGTTCACAGGTTGATTCGTCTGTCTCTCATTTCTCAAAAGTGTAGACCAAATCTGGATTGAGATTGTTTTAGATAACATGACTCCTGCCCACGGTTCCATTTCCTCAATGAAACCCTGTGACCAAGTTTTATAGTCGCCAAGCGAGAACACAAGTTTGTCATGACAAAAGCATAAAAGGCAACTTTCTTCTTACAAAGCCCAGGGCGCCTCAAACACTAGCTAGATCACAGTAGGAGGGTGGGGTCTCGAAGGTTGCTCCCCCTCAACATTCCATTGTCGACATAGGGGTCACCCAGGTCGCAGCTCCAGCCATCTTCTTGATTTCAGGCAATCCGGGCAGATCATCATCTGCTCCTCTGCTCCCACAGGTAGGTGGCGAAGAGGACCAACAGACATCAGCTGAGATGGCTGATCCCACAGGAATGGTTTGTTCAGTCAGTCATTTTCAAGCAGCATTCTTCAGTCAGTCCTTTCCAGCAGCATTGGTGTGCCAGCAGCACTTTGCAGGTATGGCCAGAGAAGTCTGCCTTCTTTAtcaatctatctctgtatttgaaattTTGTGAGTGATCCAGACATCTTGTGCAAATCGTGCcaacttttttttgaaacaaattgaGACATTTTGATTGACTAACAGTTCCCCGGCAGTGCTAGATACATGTATTTCATTTCGATCAATTCCCGTCTTAAGAAGCAGCGACGGGCATGAACTGAAACAGAGTAGATTATAGAAGTACATCATATCATAGGGAACAAACAAAGAACACCAGCAACGGAAGTTTTCCTCGGTGACCATTGTACAACACATATTCAGAAGTCCAAGTTGCCGTGCTTTCCATGCAGGCTCGACCTATTCCTCTCTGGACGTTTGCCTTGGCGCTCACCGTTACCATCAGCTCCAGCGCCGCTTTTAGCAGTCCTCCCTATGCCTAGCTTCGGCAGGCCTCGATTCAATCCTTCCAGCAAGACGCAAGCTTTGCATAGTTTCTACACAGCCAGGATTTTCATCCAATATTCAGTGAGTAAAAGCGTTGAAAAAGTTTAAAAGGCAACAAAATCAGGGCTAATTCATGCAGTCAGATACTTGGATACAAATGTCCTACATTAGCTCACTGTGCTTTAGTGCTGTATTATTTGAATAATTTCAAGAAAAATAGTTTTCACTGTATAAGCAATTAACCAACCTATCTTAAAATGTCCTAGCAAATGAATCATTCTTTGGTTATCTTGAGCTAACATAGGATCTAGAAGGGGGCAAATTTCACAGTAGATGTGATCACAATACCTGACTAGAAATGTAACCACAACGTTCACATGTTCCTTGCTCTGGCATTCTTGTTGTCGTGGATATCCGGAAATTTTCGCCAGAGGTTATGATGTCCAGTATAGCTCTAGGCCTGCGTCATTGATAATGTACTGAGCCAAGCTAATGAAACAAGATCCATCATGTGATGAACAAGAAAAATTAACAGAGGAAGCAACCTAGCATGCACTAACTGATGaagaatttaaattatataaaatCCTACTTTTGGACAGCATAAGATTTTACCTCATTCTTTCCAAATCTTTAATGAATTCACGAGCAAATCCACGATATGCATTTGGTGAATAGATACCTGAATATAGTGGTATAGAACCAATTAACATATTAGATTTCGATAGAAGATGAAAACAGTGGTCAACAAAAATTCTGTAGATTCATACTATACATCACTCCAGGTTTGGAGGAAAAAATCTTAGCAGAACCATAACAATGTGTATGGTATTGACTATTAAATGCGCAGATTACTGGAAACTTCTAGGTACTGTATTACAGAGAGCAAGCAACTGATAAGAAATGGACCAGGAATTACATTCAGTGGAGAAGTAGTCCAGCTTTTTGAAATAAGCATACGTGTCATGCAGTCAAGGATCAAATATCGTCAGCACACGTTTGATGGATAAATCATAATAAGTTAATAACAACGTAAAATTGATTGGAATATTTCGTGTAAAGGATATATAACAATCTCCTTCTCGTAGGTGTATTTGAAAGGCTTGCATCTAGGGATTGGTCCATCTTCACCAGTAGTTATGAAGGTGCACCTACTTAACCTATAAAATAAAAGCATATTACCAACACAAATTATTAAATAAAACAAAGATACAATACCATACCTTATTTAGTATAACCAACATTTACCTCGCAATATCACCACGTAAAATATTCAGCAAAACAGTCTCTgcaatgtcatctgcattatgcCCAGTTACAATCTTATCAACCTTCAACAGAGCAGCACCTCGGTCTAGTGCCTAATAAGAATGGAATGTTCACTTGATTAATGAGCATGTAGTTGTCTTAATGAGAAGGGTATGTAAGAGCTACCTGACGTCGAAAAACACCACAGAAAGTACAATTGTTTTTCAGGCCAATTGCTTTCACAATATCATCCATTGTCCAGTCATAGAGATCCTTATAAGATACTATTTTCAGTGGTAGACCATACTGCAATAAGTGAATTGTATGGTTAAATcagtaaaacatgaatatgaaaaaaatGTATGTCAAAATAGTACAAGAGAAAAACATTAAGAAGCATATATTTGCAGCAGAACTATGTGTATCAGGTAAGGAGGGGAACCTGGATCTCATTCCTTTTAACAGTTTCTAGAGAGTCGTCTCTGTAGCCTGTGATTCCCTCATCAATCGATAAAAGGAACAAATCGAGGCCATAGTTGTGCCGTTTGTTTAACTCTGATAACACGTATGCAAGCACAGTCGAATCTGCATAAGAGTAATAAAGAGTGTTATCATCTGCTACAAGACTGAGCTCGATAACCAAGAAATAAGCATTCCAAGCTTATGAAACCTTTGCGCTATACAGATACGATAAATGCTTAATACTACCAGTTGGATTATCATATTTTTCAAACAGCCACAGTAGCAACTATATTTGTAAATTGGTTGTCTTAAATTAAAAGCATTATCTATGTTGCAGATCCGAGAATGTTGAACGAACATTTTGATAACACAAACTTTGCAAAACGCACGGCTCTCAAGGAGACAATAGCACCTAGCGTACTAGACATGCAAGTGATATACAGAAGTGGGTACTAACTACTAAGGTGTTTAACATTCGATGAGTAGTGAGTAGGAAGCACatgtattgcataaaaatcatttTTTACTTGATTGTTTTGTGCAAGTGTGCAAATACCTTTTCCACCAGAAGCTCCAATTGCCACACGCTCGCCGGCTTTAAACAAATTGCTGTCAACAATTGTTCGATGGATCTCGTCCTCGAAGACAATATAGAAACATTCCCTGCATATCTACAATGCAAATGTCAAAGACTCCTCAATAACTACCAGATgaaaagaagaaaacacttgACAGCTAAATACAAGAAGGCGATACAGAAGAAGTATAAGCATATACAGAAATCGCACAGATTTTGGTGAAACGTCACAATTTACAGCATCAAATAATTTCGCAAAATCCTCATGAAtacacaaatggtacatcttttttctGTATCTACTTCCCAGAACTATAGCAATCCGATGAACTGATATGAAGCTCCTATATGCTACAACTAAACCGTGGGCTGGAACTACACTCGAAGCATAAAAAAAAGGTGTACTGAAAGCGCAAAGCTGGCGGGGCTCACCTGCTCTAGAGTCTTGGGCCGCTTGAGCGCGGCCTTCCGCTCACCGCAGCGCACGCAGAGACGGCTCCCTGCCCTTGCCGGAGCGGCGATTGACTGCATGGGCATCTGGATGCGTCTTATTCCCGCACGAATCCGGTGGATGGTAGGGAGTACGGCGGAGGACAGCTGCGGGGTAGAGTAGCCGTGCTTCGGCAGGAGGAGGAGCTGAGGCTGCTTCGGCCACGCCGGAGAGGATTTCGGCGGCGAGACTGGGGGACAGGACGAACAGGATGAGCCAGCAAGCCAGGGTCAAGGTTGGCCCAAATTTCGCAGGCCTATACTGAGCCGGGCTCTAAACCGCCCTAATTTTTGTGGGCTACCAATTTGACGTGTTTTTTGGGCTTTTTTGTTCAAAATGTTGCCTCCAAAATAAAGCTTTGCTTTTTAAACACTCGTGCAAATAAAGAACAGATACTGCACATGGGAAGATGCTAACGGTGCAAAGGCGTATGGTCATGTTATGGTAACGGCTTGCACTGCTCATGATTAAAACATGAAGCTTTTTTCACTCTTCGGACACATGCAAACTTTTCCTATCATAAGGTGAAAAGGGAAGGAATATTTTGCTGCTCATCACACCTTATCATGTACGAAATCATGATGTGGCTCTTTTGCCATCCTTTCACAACTAATCAGCCACTTTGAACTTTGAAGTAACTTTTATACCATTTTCACCCTTGGATGTCTCAGTCTCTTCCTAGCTAGGTAGTTCCTAGTACTGATCATTGCAAGCCGAGTACTTATAGGTAGCTAGCTAGTGGTATGATCTTAGCAACATCACTGGCTATGCACGCCTTTTTTTTCCACGCGCATCTTTTTTTGAAATGGTGTAACATGTTTCGTAGAACTCTATGCGTGGACATTCggtgaggtgatggtgaccttgtAATCGTTGGTCAAATCATCATGAGCCTATTTTTCTACTTGGCTAAGCAACTCTATTTACATTCATATCTATTTTCTCACGTCAGAATATAAAACAAGTTCAACATGGTATATTTACTTAAATTATTTCCTTGAAAAATTAGATGAATCGTGGTTCTGTTATGTGCGGTACTTGGTTTGTAGGATTGAATAACATAATACTTTCTCCGAATTATCTCATTGCAGTACATTCATAGACTCACGTGAGACTTTCCATTGACTCAAAGTCTAAAACAAACAAGGAGCGATTTGTTTGTTCTGTTCTTGTTAAGAAAAAACTTGGCACAAATTCAtttatcactagtagaaaaaggggcttccgtccaagcctttagtaccggtttccttacaaaccggtactaaagggtgcattagtaccggttcgtgacacgaactgtgactaaaggttttcctgctcccccacgcacctccaccccccccccccccccgtggatcgctttTTTTGCattgtaaaatacaaatgaaaatgatagaaattttaaaaaataaaatgttttcagattcttatatgttatgcaacctactattcggtgaaattaagaaattcgaattttgacttttttgctaaaaaagtttgaaaaatggtaaaatcgcattaacttttgcatacaacGTCGGAAaataacgtataatatatcaaaatcatcgtgagaacaagttacatccgaattcacccaggTTTAcctggttagccaatttttagattctcaaaattccaaataaaaatatgaaagcaggaagattttagtttttttccagaaatttagaattatatatatttttttaattaaaattaacaattataagattttttgaatcccataatattactattacttttagcaaattataatattttcaaattttcaggttttaggtttggcaaaaaaaattaaaaatttaaaaataatacaaattaaaaaagttaattttatttattcaacattattattacatcattctttttgtttattaaaaaaattgtttggaatttaaacaataaataagtgtgacatcgaccaacatgttaatatgattgatatgatactactatcaacaacatgcgctcgaagcacttggaagtgagacgggaaggaactcggaagttaagcgtgctaatgctgaagtagtgtgaggatgggtgaccgaccgggaagtttgaccacgggtaagtaatttgactagagattaagtgtagttagagattaccgaaaatactagaaattctgaagaaaaaaaaagggagtgaaaaaaaagagggagtgaaaaataattagaaaaaaatggataaaaaatttaaacgaaatagcctttagtaccggttcgtgttacgaaccgggaccaaaggtctcaagccccgcgggctcctccgtgcccacgtggaggcacctttagtaccggttcgtaagaaaccggtactaaaggtggaagacctttagtaccgaatctttagtaccggttccaaaaccggtactaaaggctctttggaaccggtactaaagggggtttctctactagtgtaTGCAAGATTCTAGTAGGCATAAATGTGATACCGTAGTAAGTTCAAATAGTCATTCACTCAATGGGCTGGTGCGACATGGTGGGTGAAAGGCCAACAAACTTTTTTTTGAGAATAAGACCAACAAACTTAATACTACATTCAGGTAAGATATTATCAAAGTCGCCcaaatcactagtagaaaacggggCTTTTGTCAAAGTCGCCCAAATAATAATAGTCAaacactttacgagaacaaagttcaatcaaaataattatTCCCGTCTTTTCccctggcacgaaccggtgctaaaggtcccgcacgaaTCGGTGCTAAACCCCTGCGGGTCCAAATATAAGCtcaaaccggtgctaatgcaccctttaatCTGGATTCGTAGCACAACCGATTCTAATGCTCTTTGCAGCTCCAAATATAAGCTCTGTTTTCTACGAGTGAATCCGACGCTATTATTTTATCTTGATgatttcaaaacaaaataaacgTTTGATCCCAACTCTCTAAATGTTGGTTGTTTGTTTGTGGACATATATATATGGTGGTTGATAAGACCATTGCATTTCATGTTCTTTTACTGATATAGAAACATACTATGCGATGAATTGCCTCTTAGTTTTTATCTAGCATCTTTTTTTCCCATACTTTAATTTAATGGGTTGACGATGTAAACTAAACTAAAATAATATCTGACTAAAAGAAGACATCTTAGAAGAACATGATGCATCTTTTCTTATACAAAGAAATGATTCCTAAGTAAAGCGATGATCACGGACGTTTTGTTTCGTTTTACCTTTATGTTAACTCTAGCGTGCATTTCTCTCGAAAAAAAGAAGCTCTAGCGTACATATGCCCTGATCGGAGGCGACTCTCAGAAGAAATTATGTGTTTGGTCGGGATCCCAAACTGCTCGTGAACCATTTACGGCCGGAGTTGGATCCCCGCCACCGGGCACACCGGCCAATCCTTGTTTGCATGAAGGCCATGAATGCAcgtcgaaaagaagaaaaaaaaaaagtccaTGAATGCTTGATCGGGCCGCCGTCCTTCCGTACGCGTGACGGTGCGATCGGTGATTCTCGCATAAATAGCCGTCGACCCGCCGTGACCTGTCACGAGGGGAGTGGCCGGCTGGTCAGGCACACCGCACGCGTGCGCGACCTCGTGATTCATGGGCAGCGTACGGGATTAGGCAAGAGCATCAACGGGTAAATAACCATTTTTATGGTTTTGGTGTGAAAATATGGACATAACAGATTTTTTTTACGAAACACAATACAGACATAGACGCTCACAATACGCATATACACTCACCCTAccctatgagcatctccgagAGACTGCGTTCAAGAAACTTCATCCGGcgagtcttgagattgacgaagtcaccacaggcgcctcgctatcgacgggaacatcgcctTTCACTGAAGAATAATCCACCAATGTCAAACCTggagtttgaactctggtgggctgggggtgacACTAccctcctaagagcatctccaacagaagctCTACCCCGCGTGGTATCCAAAAAAAGTGACTGGTTTAGCGCGTGGGCGCAAAATGATGCTCCAACAGGTGCTGCAAAaggcgctgcaaaatacagctTGGGGCAAACGCGCAATGTCGTGCACTATATCTACCGCGCCGGAAAGAGCGTTGTATAAGTCGCCCGCAGAAACAACTACGGATTTTTACAGCTCCAAGGTTTAGAGCTTCCGTTGGAGGTGAATATGCTCTCACGCGCAAAACATGGATAGAACTCGATGTAAAGTGATTTTACATCGCGTATATTTAGAGCgcctattgg
The sequence above is a segment of the Lolium rigidum isolate FL_2022 unplaced genomic scaffold, APGP_CSIRO_Lrig_0.1 contig_39395_1, whole genome shotgun sequence genome. Coding sequences within it:
- the LOC124681335 gene encoding cytoplasmic tRNA 2-thiolation protein 1; the protein is MPMQSIAAPARAGSRLCVRCGERKAALKRPKTLEQICRECFYIVFEDEIHRTIVDSNLFKAGERVAIGASGGKDSTVLAYVLSELNKRHNYGLDLFLLSIDEGITGYRDDSLETVKRNEIQYGLPLKIVSYKDLYDWTMDDIVKAIGLKNNCTFCGVFRRQALDRGAALLKVDKIVTGHNADDIAETVLLNILRGDIARLSRCTFITTGEDGPIPRCKPFKYTYEKEIVMYAYFKKLDYFSTECIYSPNAYRGFAREFIKDLERMRPRAILDIITSGENFRISTTTRMPEQGTCERCGYISSQKLCKACVLLEGLNRGLPKLGIGRTAKSGAGADGNGERQGKRPERNRSSLHGKHGNLDF